In the genome of Deinococcus sp. YIM 77859, one region contains:
- a CDS encoding S8 family serine peptidase — translation MRRRAWTTLGLLTLTLLSACSTTTPSGLPSQGNQVTPRYDYVATVSLRAGETPQALAQAVGGEVIEGDTACSAGASGGCTALLGLNGSLKPLSALQALGGRKVHVEANRDVISGGGKMTAKMNGVIGIWAGGVIGIWAGGAQSSLPENAALWEKINLAQAQRLAPNLGAGVTVAVIDTGIDLQHPAFQGALSDPSTWRDFYSGDASPQEEGTAGQGGYGHGTNVAGIVLQIAPGAKIMPLRVLGPDGSGDALMVARAIEWAAEKGAQVINLSLGTTENSQLIQNAIDKVTAQGVLVTASAGNSNLNRITYPAANATQAGSGAYFLSVGSVDLSDAKSSFSNYASTLEIVAPGENVYAPAPDGRMAAWSGTSMAAPMVAGGLALALGQKQSLARAEVTARMADSAFDVYSNSANDAYKGMLGSKGRLDLAAFLENVLQN, via the coding sequence ATGCGACGTCGTGCATGGACCACCCTTGGGCTGTTGACACTCACGCTTCTCAGCGCGTGCTCAACCACCACCCCTTCCGGGCTTCCGTCCCAGGGGAATCAGGTCACCCCCCGCTACGACTACGTGGCCACCGTCAGCCTGCGCGCCGGTGAAACCCCGCAGGCGCTTGCCCAGGCCGTCGGCGGCGAAGTCATCGAAGGGGACACCGCCTGCTCCGCTGGGGCGAGCGGGGGCTGCACCGCCCTGCTCGGCCTGAACGGCAGTCTGAAGCCCCTCTCGGCCCTGCAGGCCCTCGGTGGCCGCAAGGTTCATGTCGAAGCCAACAGGGACGTCATCAGTGGTGGCGGCAAGATGACCGCGAAGATGAACGGGGTCATTGGCATCTGGGCCGGGGGTGTTATTGGCATCTGGGCCGGGGGAGCCCAGTCGTCATTGCCCGAAAACGCCGCCCTCTGGGAGAAGATCAACCTCGCCCAAGCCCAGCGTCTCGCCCCGAACCTCGGCGCGGGCGTGACGGTGGCGGTCATCGACACGGGGATCGACCTGCAACACCCGGCGTTCCAGGGGGCGCTCTCCGATCCCTCGACCTGGCGTGACTTCTACAGCGGCGACGCGAGCCCGCAGGAGGAGGGCACGGCCGGTCAGGGCGGCTACGGACACGGCACGAATGTGGCCGGCATCGTCCTGCAGATCGCCCCGGGGGCCAAAATCATGCCGCTGCGTGTCCTCGGGCCCGACGGCTCTGGCGACGCCCTGATGGTCGCGCGGGCCATCGAGTGGGCAGCCGAGAAGGGGGCACAGGTCATCAACCTCAGCCTGGGCACCACCGAGAATTCCCAACTCATTCAGAACGCCATCGACAAGGTCACGGCCCAAGGCGTCCTGGTGACGGCTTCGGCGGGCAACAGCAACCTCAACCGAATCACGTACCCGGCGGCGAACGCCACCCAGGCGGGCAGCGGAGCGTACTTCCTCAGCGTAGGGAGTGTCGACCTGTCGGACGCGAAATCCAGCTTCTCGAACTACGCGAGCACGCTGGAGATCGTCGCTCCCGGCGAGAACGTGTACGCCCCCGCACCGGACGGCCGGATGGCGGCTTGGAGCGGCACCTCGATGGCGGCCCCGATGGTGGCGGGTGGGTTGGCCCTGGCCCTCGGGCAGAAGCAGAGCTTGGCCCGTGCCGAGGTCACCGCTAGGATGGCGGACAGTGCGTTTGATGTCTACAGCAACAGTGCCAACGACGCCTACAAGGGTATGTTGGGAAGTAAGGGCCGTCTTGATCTGGCGGCGTTCCTGGAGAACGTCCTTCAGAACTGA
- a CDS encoding IclR family transcriptional regulator, whose product MTTPARHKPGRARSGETSSVRTLERGLTVLLALKDLRRAPLSQLARQVGLSVSTTYRLLETLRQQGFVEWEEQTGMFSVGLRAYQVGLAFAERNSLMAAAQPEMDALVAELNETVNLAVLYGDEAVYVHQVEGRQLVRMFAQLGESAPLHASGVGKVLLAWRPEEEARQKLGEGPFTAYTPRTLTTLPALLEELARVREQGYSLDDEERELGVRCVAVPVRDQSGQVVASLSVSAPTSRLTREQIGAVAERMGRAAGQVSARLGWGESA is encoded by the coding sequence ATGACCACGCCCGCACGCCACAAACCCGGCCGCGCCCGCAGCGGCGAAACGAGCAGCGTCCGCACCCTGGAGCGCGGGCTGACCGTCCTGCTCGCGCTCAAGGACCTGCGCCGCGCCCCCCTCAGCCAGCTCGCGCGGCAGGTCGGACTGTCGGTGAGCACGACCTACCGCCTGCTCGAGACCCTGCGGCAACAGGGCTTTGTCGAGTGGGAGGAGCAGACCGGGATGTTCAGCGTGGGGCTGCGGGCCTATCAGGTGGGTCTGGCCTTTGCGGAACGCAACAGCCTGATGGCGGCGGCCCAACCCGAGATGGACGCCCTGGTGGCCGAGCTGAACGAGACGGTCAACCTCGCCGTGCTGTATGGCGACGAGGCCGTCTATGTCCATCAGGTGGAGGGGCGACAACTCGTGCGGATGTTCGCGCAGCTCGGCGAGAGTGCGCCGCTTCACGCCTCGGGGGTGGGCAAGGTGCTGCTCGCCTGGCGACCCGAGGAGGAAGCTCGCCAGAAACTCGGTGAAGGCCCCTTCACGGCCTATACGCCCCGTACCCTCACCACCCTCCCGGCCCTGCTGGAGGAACTGGCGCGGGTACGCGAGCAGGGCTACAGCCTGGACGACGAGGAACGCGAACTGGGGGTGCGCTGCGTGGCCGTGCCCGTGCGGGACCAGTCGGGCCAGGTCGTCGCCTCCCTCAGCGTCTCTGCGCCCACCTCCCGCCTGACCCGCGAGCAGATCGGGGCCGTGGCCGAACGGATGGGGCGGGCGGCGGGTCAGGTCTCGGCGCGGTTGGGGTGGGGGGAGTCCGCTTAG